One window of Akkermansia biwaensis genomic DNA carries:
- the argH gene encoding argininosuccinate lyase, which translates to MWKGRFSKPTADLVQRYGESVSYDWRLFRQDIAGSIAHARAQLKAGLLNREEFDAIESGLKDILKDIEEGNFTWSRELEDVHMNIESELTRRIGAPGAKLHTARSRNDQVATDTRLYCRTEIDEILEKVRRLQRALVMKAREYADAMMPGYTHLQRAQPVTMGHHLLAYVEMLNRDADRLKDCRRRLNVSPLGSGAIAGSTICLDRHEIAVELGFDAVTENSMDAIADRDYIMETLFDLAVIGAHLSRLSEDVILWCTAEFGFATLSDAHTTGSSLMPQKKNPDVAELTRGKTGRLYGNLTAVMVAVKGLPLTYNRDLQEDKEPLFDSIDTIKLALDVNAEMIAAMTVNTERALEAASDPMLLATDLADYLVRRGVPFRQAHELVGKAVAMSISTGTPLHQLSDDQFASISDAYGTDARSVFELTKAFSQRTNPGAPNSENTRRRIAYWENVLSK; encoded by the coding sequence ATGTGGAAAGGCAGATTTTCTAAACCCACCGCAGACCTGGTTCAACGCTATGGCGAGTCCGTCTCCTACGACTGGAGGCTCTTCCGCCAGGACATTGCCGGGTCCATTGCCCACGCCCGGGCGCAGCTCAAGGCAGGATTGCTCAACCGGGAAGAGTTCGACGCCATCGAATCCGGCCTCAAAGACATCCTGAAAGACATTGAAGAAGGAAACTTTACCTGGAGCCGGGAGCTGGAGGACGTGCACATGAACATTGAGAGCGAGCTGACCCGCCGCATCGGCGCGCCCGGCGCCAAGCTGCACACGGCCCGCTCCCGTAATGACCAGGTGGCTACGGATACGCGCCTCTACTGCCGCACGGAGATTGATGAAATCCTGGAAAAGGTGCGCCGCCTGCAGCGGGCCCTGGTCATGAAGGCCAGGGAATACGCGGATGCCATGATGCCCGGCTACACCCATCTCCAGCGCGCCCAGCCCGTCACGATGGGCCACCATCTCCTGGCCTACGTGGAAATGCTGAACCGCGATGCGGACCGCCTGAAGGACTGCCGCAGGCGGCTGAACGTCTCTCCGCTGGGTTCCGGAGCCATTGCCGGTTCCACCATTTGCCTGGACCGCCACGAAATAGCCGTGGAACTAGGTTTTGACGCCGTCACGGAGAATTCCATGGACGCCATTGCGGACCGGGACTACATCATGGAAACCCTGTTCGACCTGGCCGTCATCGGCGCCCATCTTTCCCGCCTGAGCGAAGACGTCATCCTGTGGTGTACGGCGGAATTCGGCTTTGCCACTCTTTCCGACGCCCACACGACGGGCTCCTCCCTGATGCCCCAGAAGAAGAATCCGGACGTCGCGGAACTGACCCGCGGCAAGACGGGGCGGCTGTACGGCAACCTCACCGCCGTCATGGTAGCCGTCAAGGGCCTGCCGCTGACCTACAACCGCGATCTTCAGGAAGACAAGGAACCGCTTTTCGATTCCATCGACACCATCAAGCTGGCCCTGGATGTCAACGCGGAGATGATCGCCGCCATGACGGTCAACACGGAGCGCGCCCTGGAAGCGGCCTCTGATCCCATGCTGCTGGCCACGGATCTGGCGGACTACCTGGTGCGCCGCGGCGTTCCCTTCCGCCAGGCCCACGAATTGGTCGGCAAGGCGGTCGCCATGAGCATTTCCACCGGAACTCCGCTTCATCAGTTGAGCGACGATCAATTCGCTTCCATCTCGGATGCCTACGGAACGGATGCGCGCAGTGTATTTGAATTGACAAAAGCCTTCTCCCAGCGTACCAACCCGGGGGCTCCCAATTCCGAAAATACCCGCCGCCGCATCGCCTACTGGGAAAACGTCCTTTCCAAATAG
- a CDS encoding SulP family inorganic anion transporter: MFKPALVSSLKTYTRQTFLSDLFAGLTVGVVAIPLAMAFAIACGLSPSQGLVTAIVAGFLISLFSGSKYQIGGPTGAFVIIIMGVLEQYHASGLLICTLMAGVFLIIFGVCRMGALIRFIPFPVTTGFTSGIAVVIFSTQIKDIFGLTIAEKIPGDFIDKWACYFQHFHTVNWAALGLAAGTVILTLLSRRFWPKGPAMLVGMLGMTAVSVAFTLPVATIGQAFGSLPNTLPMPSLPHIEWHNVGALTAPAFTIALLAAIESLLSASVADGMTGGRHKPNMELIAQGIGNIGSALFGGIPATGAIARTATNIKAGAKSPVSGMIHSLTLLAILMAFAQYAQQIPLAVLAGILTVVCYNMSEMHTFRRLLKGPRQDAAVLVITFLLTVFVDLVVAVEVGVVLAALLFMGRMAQISDVSAIKNELLDDDSEDSGDRSTAKLNIPEGVEVFDVKGPFFFGAVEQFKDQVLKTLEHDTKVVILRMRLVPALDATGLNVLSDFCHQCREHGCTLLVCGVQPQPLDVIRHAPFYRELKRYNICENIDAALIRADKVLNGPAPKHL; the protein is encoded by the coding sequence ATGTTCAAACCAGCTCTCGTTTCCTCCCTCAAAACCTACACCAGGCAAACATTCCTCTCAGACCTCTTCGCGGGGCTGACCGTGGGCGTCGTAGCCATTCCTCTGGCCATGGCCTTCGCCATTGCATGCGGGCTTTCCCCGTCCCAGGGGCTTGTCACCGCCATTGTGGCCGGGTTCCTCATTTCCCTGTTCAGCGGCAGCAAGTACCAGATAGGCGGCCCCACAGGCGCCTTTGTGATCATCATTATGGGCGTGCTGGAACAGTATCACGCCTCCGGCCTGCTGATCTGCACCTTGATGGCGGGCGTCTTTCTCATCATCTTCGGCGTCTGCCGCATGGGGGCGCTCATCCGCTTCATCCCCTTCCCCGTCACCACGGGATTTACCTCCGGCATTGCCGTGGTGATCTTCTCCACACAGATCAAGGACATCTTCGGCCTCACCATTGCAGAGAAAATTCCCGGTGATTTCATCGACAAATGGGCGTGTTACTTCCAGCACTTCCACACCGTCAACTGGGCCGCGCTGGGACTGGCCGCCGGAACCGTCATTCTTACCCTGCTGAGCCGCCGCTTCTGGCCCAAGGGCCCGGCCATGCTGGTAGGCATGCTGGGAATGACGGCCGTTTCCGTGGCCTTCACACTCCCCGTAGCCACCATCGGGCAGGCCTTCGGCAGCCTGCCGAACACATTGCCCATGCCATCCCTCCCCCATATCGAGTGGCACAACGTGGGCGCGCTGACGGCGCCCGCCTTTACCATCGCCCTGCTGGCGGCCATTGAATCCCTCTTGAGCGCGTCCGTCGCGGACGGCATGACGGGCGGACGGCACAAACCGAACATGGAACTTATCGCCCAGGGCATCGGCAACATCGGCTCCGCCCTGTTCGGCGGCATTCCGGCCACCGGAGCAATTGCCCGCACGGCTACCAACATCAAGGCGGGGGCAAAAAGCCCGGTTTCCGGGATGATCCATTCCCTGACACTGCTGGCCATCCTGATGGCCTTCGCGCAATATGCCCAGCAAATCCCGCTGGCCGTGCTAGCGGGCATCCTGACCGTCGTGTGCTACAACATGAGCGAGATGCACACCTTCCGCCGCCTGCTGAAGGGCCCCAGGCAGGACGCGGCCGTGCTGGTGATCACCTTCCTGCTGACCGTCTTTGTGGACCTTGTCGTGGCCGTGGAAGTGGGCGTGGTGCTGGCCGCCCTGCTCTTCATGGGCCGGATGGCGCAGATCAGCGACGTTTCCGCCATCAAGAACGAACTGCTGGACGACGATTCCGAAGACAGCGGAGACCGTTCCACAGCCAAACTCAATATCCCGGAAGGAGTGGAAGTGTTCGACGTCAAGGGCCCCTTCTTCTTCGGAGCGGTGGAGCAATTCAAGGACCAGGTACTGAAAACGCTGGAACACGATACGAAGGTAGTCATCCTGCGCATGCGGCTGGTTCCCGCGCTGGACGCCACCGGTCTGAACGTCCTGTCCGACTTCTGCCACCAGTGCCGGGAACACGGCTGTACCCTGCTTGTCTGCGGCGTGCAGCCCCAGCCGCTGGATGTCATCCGCCACGCTCCCTTTTACCGGGAATTGAAGCGCTACAACATTTGCGAGAATATTGACGCCGCCCTGATCCGAGCCGACAAGGTTCTCAACGGCCCCGCTCCAAAACATCTGTAA
- a CDS encoding winged helix-turn-helix transcriptional regulator codes for MKNPPSTYRCPCGATLSLIGGKYKIVILWFLYQNSVLRFNELHRLVPEATTKMLAQQLRELEADKLVERKVYPVVPPKVEYSLTPFGRSVLPVLEAMNAWGASYLEAHGA; via the coding sequence ATGAAGAACCCCCCTTCCACCTACCGCTGCCCCTGCGGGGCAACTCTTTCCCTGATCGGGGGGAAATACAAGATTGTGATCCTCTGGTTTCTTTACCAGAACTCCGTTCTCCGGTTCAATGAACTGCACCGGCTGGTTCCGGAGGCCACGACCAAGATGCTTGCCCAGCAGCTCCGGGAACTGGAGGCGGACAAGCTGGTGGAGCGGAAAGTCTATCCCGTCGTTCCTCCCAAGGTGGAATATTCCCTGACGCCGTTCGGCAGGAGCGTTCTTCCCGTGCTGGAAGCCATGAACGCGTGGGGAGCTTCCTATCTGGAGGCGCACGGAGCCTGA
- a CDS encoding nitroreductase family protein, whose product MKVTIDQEKCIHCGLCKKACILTRFCGFDSLEQAAEQHCINCGHCVAVCPRQAISHATVKKTEPIGPVPDEQGFLNLLMKTRSVRHFKPSPVGREAYDLMRRVAEYSQSGLNAQEIRLIVIEHPDALAHIRKAAMHMYGKLEKLARFPLTRFFLKLALNRRDYRSVIFESATHTLRRQTQARGEDPILYGAPALILLTGPAASQTGREDATVISQNIMLAMTSLGLGCCYMGGLVLGCRMLKYQPLLQALQLPEKQEVYQSFVLGAPTLQLRRMPERKRREITFRRISGQRPESSSSYRESRKSKSSSKCWLVLFQRFFPCRARTHSFLSVKR is encoded by the coding sequence ATGAAAGTGACTATTGACCAAGAAAAGTGCATCCATTGCGGCCTGTGCAAAAAAGCCTGCATCCTCACCCGCTTTTGCGGATTCGACTCCCTGGAACAAGCCGCAGAACAGCACTGCATCAACTGCGGCCACTGCGTCGCCGTCTGCCCTCGGCAGGCTATCAGCCATGCCACCGTTAAAAAAACGGAACCCATCGGTCCCGTCCCGGATGAGCAGGGATTCCTGAATCTGCTGATGAAAACCAGGAGCGTCCGGCATTTCAAGCCCTCTCCCGTCGGCAGGGAAGCCTATGACCTCATGCGCCGCGTGGCGGAATACTCCCAATCCGGCCTGAACGCCCAGGAAATCCGTCTGATAGTCATCGAGCATCCGGACGCCCTCGCCCACATCAGGAAGGCGGCCATGCATATGTACGGGAAACTGGAGAAGCTGGCCCGGTTCCCTCTGACGCGCTTCTTCCTGAAACTGGCCCTGAACCGGAGGGACTACCGGTCCGTGATTTTTGAAAGCGCTACGCATACCCTGCGCCGGCAGACTCAGGCGCGGGGCGAAGACCCCATTCTGTACGGAGCTCCGGCACTGATTCTGCTGACCGGTCCGGCGGCATCGCAAACCGGCCGGGAAGACGCCACCGTCATTTCCCAGAATATCATGCTGGCCATGACTTCCCTGGGACTGGGATGCTGCTACATGGGCGGATTGGTCCTGGGATGCCGGATGCTCAAATACCAGCCTCTTCTCCAGGCTCTGCAACTGCCGGAAAAGCAGGAAGTGTACCAATCCTTCGTTCTCGGCGCCCCCACCCTGCAACTCAGACGCATGCCGGAACGGAAACGCCGTGAAATCACTTTCCGCCGAATCTCCGGTCAACGACCGGAATCCTCTTCCTCATACCGGGAAAGCAGGAAGTCCAAATCTTCCAGCAAATGCTGGCTGGTGCTGTTCCAGCGCTTCTTTCCCTGCAGGGCCAGAACACATTCCTTTTTATCCGTAAAACGGTAG
- the nrdR gene encoding transcriptional regulator NrdR yields the protein MRCVQCGHLEDKVIDSRMSKDGTTIRRRRVCLRCDYRYTTYEQIERTELRVVKRDNLREALNREKILRGLVKACEKRPVSMDRLDRAVEEIISELHRDHLREVPSSEIGKKVIEKLYAIDPVAYIRYVSVYRQFSNVEEFIQEITQMRHQTLIDPLQRKLPIL from the coding sequence ATGAGATGTGTTCAGTGCGGTCATCTGGAGGACAAGGTCATCGACTCCCGCATGTCCAAGGACGGGACGACGATTCGCCGCCGCCGTGTCTGCCTGAGGTGCGATTACCGCTACACGACGTATGAACAAATCGAGCGTACGGAGTTGCGCGTTGTGAAGAGGGACAACCTGCGGGAAGCCCTGAACCGTGAAAAAATCTTAAGGGGCCTCGTCAAAGCCTGTGAAAAGCGCCCCGTCAGCATGGACCGCCTGGACCGCGCGGTGGAGGAAATCATCTCCGAACTGCACCGGGACCACCTGCGGGAAGTGCCGTCCAGCGAGATCGGCAAGAAGGTGATTGAAAAGCTGTACGCCATTGATCCCGTAGCCTACATCCGCTACGTGTCCGTGTACCGCCAGTTTTCCAATGTGGAGGAATTCATTCAGGAAATCACTCAGATGCGCCACCAGACGCTGATTGATCCCCTTCAGCGCAAATTGCCCATTTTATAA
- a CDS encoding sialate O-acetylesterase, which yields MKKILLLFLLACSVSMASARELKIFLLTGQSNSLGAVKGSPASPELLKKYEPQATLYWHENFGQREGVFPGASTAWEQVRPAMPRYNGNLCMGPEYGFAFTLEKNGWFKDADVAVVKASRDGGDNSHWQKHGQAYQALVQAVKNACGAVDRSRYSKVTFSGLLYLQGESNTGTSVPESASRFLELLNDLSADLKPYGDTSALAAQKAIIGENANWDGRNETDAETGNITGGLEGRDTTVQGKTTQQVMKSLAASRPGMGYAPTRDLPKLTAGDTMGVHYSGAAQISIGARFAYEAARLAGKDAGSVRSGRYDVPLGAPEAWMNRKQPGKNVCVWNVASSIKPSVVSGTVKLFGIRVEDPAVNTVVIEGAGASGDRLVLGPGGIRLSEGKNLLIKGNVQLAGRQTWNIPGGSAVTIASREPAALDGKALPGLLSGQAEVHVVRENGGEQQSAAKIVFRNVRTSSLKCSWVLSAGTEMFLEGMDGQSLNLGRITVRKGAVLNLNGTRLPAGSVVNEGGTVNE from the coding sequence ATGAAAAAAATTTTGCTGCTTTTCCTGTTGGCTTGTTCCGTTTCCATGGCTTCAGCCAGAGAGTTGAAGATTTTTTTACTGACGGGCCAGTCCAACTCTTTGGGGGCAGTGAAAGGCAGTCCCGCTTCACCGGAGCTGCTGAAGAAGTATGAACCGCAGGCCACGCTGTACTGGCATGAGAATTTCGGGCAGCGGGAGGGGGTGTTTCCCGGAGCTTCCACGGCCTGGGAACAAGTTCGGCCTGCGATGCCGCGCTATAACGGTAATTTGTGCATGGGGCCGGAGTACGGGTTTGCCTTTACCTTGGAGAAAAACGGGTGGTTCAAGGATGCGGATGTTGCAGTCGTAAAGGCCTCCAGGGACGGAGGGGACAATTCCCACTGGCAGAAGCACGGCCAGGCTTATCAGGCACTGGTGCAGGCTGTTAAAAACGCTTGCGGGGCTGTGGACAGGTCCAGATATTCCAAGGTAACGTTTTCCGGGCTCCTGTATTTGCAGGGGGAGAGCAACACGGGCACTTCCGTTCCGGAAAGTGCGTCCCGTTTTCTGGAGTTGCTGAACGATCTGTCGGCAGATCTGAAACCTTACGGAGATACGTCTGCTCTGGCTGCGCAGAAGGCCATCATTGGGGAGAATGCGAACTGGGACGGCAGGAATGAAACGGATGCGGAGACTGGAAATATTACCGGAGGGCTGGAAGGCCGCGATACCACCGTACAGGGAAAAACGACTCAGCAGGTCATGAAGAGTCTGGCGGCTTCCCGTCCGGGCATGGGCTATGCTCCTACCAGAGACCTTCCCAAGCTGACGGCAGGGGACACTATGGGAGTGCATTACAGTGGGGCTGCCCAGATCAGCATCGGTGCGCGGTTTGCCTACGAAGCGGCCCGGCTGGCGGGAAAGGATGCGGGCTCTGTCCGCAGTGGCCGCTACGATGTTCCGCTGGGAGCGCCGGAAGCATGGATGAACAGGAAGCAGCCGGGAAAAAACGTGTGTGTATGGAATGTGGCTTCTTCCATCAAGCCGAGCGTGGTGTCCGGCACAGTAAAATTGTTCGGCATACGGGTGGAAGATCCGGCGGTGAATACGGTGGTGATTGAAGGTGCTGGCGCGTCCGGGGACCGGCTGGTGCTGGGACCGGGAGGCATTCGCCTGTCGGAAGGAAAAAATCTGCTCATCAAGGGAAATGTTCAACTGGCGGGACGGCAGACCTGGAACATTCCCGGTGGTTCCGCGGTAACGATAGCGTCGCGGGAACCTGCGGCGCTGGACGGGAAGGCTCTGCCTGGGCTTCTGTCCGGACAGGCGGAGGTGCATGTCGTCCGGGAAAATGGAGGGGAGCAGCAGAGTGCGGCCAAGATTGTGTTCAGGAATGTGCGGACTTCCTCCCTGAAGTGTTCCTGGGTGTTGTCCGCGGGAACGGAGATGTTTTTGGAAGGGATGGACGGACAGTCATTGAATTTGGGACGGATTACGGTCAGGAAAGGCGCAGTCCTGAATTTGAACGGAACGAGATTGCCCGCAGGCTCCGTCGTCAATGAGGGCGGCACGGTGAATGAATGA